The Styela clava chromosome 13, kaStyClav1.hap1.2, whole genome shotgun sequence genome has a window encoding:
- the LOC120333280 gene encoding uncharacterized protein LOC120333280 gives MTNESETSFLNSTMANLKNATSDLDLTNVIIISQAVNAILLSLSSWIFISMIYYGMTNENWKKNDGRSKSNSKLAYYICMLSIALLVPRYSIYAAIFQLPSIENALQWCELISDVAITIRLLSRYAMYFFLWLRQKLLYAHPSTLQLGGKYVNAISWLALAGITLTFVGIICNSIIPKKFIGSTYGCVKRTNLSSYPLVGALLGTGLTLSQVLLLGLFIYPVIRSDKVMQRHNQSPTKKASTNKVHNQSRRFSCIAIKSSSPVGQIIYRCIVGTIIAILSDVLGGGLKSVLPHTIYPRSIMDTIFGVSTFINAYCALTTFKSHWSILCVLFRKKNRENIKERRENRASPPSAASVTTAV, from the coding sequence ATGACGAATGAAAGTGAAACATCGTTCTTAAATAGCACAATGgctaatttgaaaaatgcaacTTCAGACCTTGATCTCACGAATGTTATCATCATAAGTCAAGCAGTCAATGCAATTCTCCTTTCATTGTCTTCATGGATCTTTATATCAATGATATATTATGGAATGACaaatgaaaattggaaaaagaatGACGGAAGGTCCAAATCCAACAGTAAACTTGCCTATTACATTTGTATGCTTTCAATAGCTCTGCTTGTACCAAGATATTCCATTTATGCGGCAATTTTCCAACTTCCTTCAATAGAAAATGCTTTACAGTGGTGTGAGCTGATATCAGATGTTGCAATAACAATCCGACTTCTCTCTCGATATGCGATGTATTTTTTTCTCTGGTTGCGACAGAAACTCTTGTATGCCCATCCCTCAACTCTGCAACTTGGTGGAAAATATGTGAATGCCATCAGTTGGTTGGCACTGGCGGGAATCACGTTAACCTTTGTGGGAATTATTTGCAACTCTATTATTCCGAAAAAGTTTATTGGATCTACTTATGGCTGTGTAAAACGTACGAATCTTTCTTCTTATCCTTTAGTTGGAGCTCTTCTTGGTACAGGACTGACATTGTCACAAGTTTTACTGCTGGGCTTGTTCATTTACCCAGTGATTCGAAGTGACAAAGTTATGCAGAGGCACAATCAAAGCCCAACCAAGAAAGCTTCAACCAATAAGGTTCACAACCAATCGCGTCGTTTCAGTTGCATCGCTATAAAGTCCAGCAGTCCAGTGGGTCAAATCATATATCGTTGCATAGTGGGAACAATCATCGCAATTTTGTCAGACGTCCTAGGAGGTGGTTTAAAGAGCGTTCTACCCCACACCATCTATCCGCGCTCAATAATGGACACAATATTCGGCGTTAGCACTTTTATCAACGCTTACTGTGCTCTAACAACATTCAAGAGCCATTGGTCCATTCTGTGTGTGctgtttcgaaaaaaaaatcggGAAAATATCAAGGAACGACGTGAGAATCGAGCTTCCCCTCCTTCGGCAGCGAGTGTTACCACTGCAGTATAA